One Oharaeibacter diazotrophicus DNA segment encodes these proteins:
- a CDS encoding lasso peptide biosynthesis B2 protein translates to MGLWLWRLRVIEAAAWLGLWTVAIRVVPFRRFAGRLAKAPAVPVPTETVVRGRRVAAAVERATRFAPSRFLCLSRALALRTMLRRRGLPTRLHLSAGPADGGLAAHAWLTAGGVVLIGGGAAPGQVELASFD, encoded by the coding sequence ATGGGCTTGTGGCTGTGGCGGCTCCGGGTGATCGAGGCGGCGGCGTGGCTCGGTCTTTGGACCGTCGCCATCCGCGTGGTGCCGTTCCGGCGCTTCGCCGGCCGCCTCGCCAAGGCGCCCGCGGTGCCGGTGCCGACCGAGACGGTCGTGCGCGGCCGCCGCGTCGCCGCGGCGGTCGAGCGGGCGACCCGCTTCGCCCCCTCGCGCTTCCTCTGCCTCTCCCGCGCGCTCGCGCTGCGCACCATGCTGCGCCGACGCGGCCTGCCGACCCGGCTCCACCTCAGTGCGGGCCCGGCCGACGGCGGTCTCGCCGCCCACGCCTGGCTCACCGCCGGCGGCGTCGTGCTGATCGGCGGCGGTGCCGCGCCCGGTCAGGTGGAACTCGCCAGCTTCGACTGA
- a CDS encoding sulfotransferase domain-containing protein yields MAIFPPGLVWLASFPKSGNTWLRVLFANLRAGAVGGAHINRLEDDDGDYPGSKDWLVERTQVDPDLLGLAEIERLRARVHDAQAPTATTLQPVKIHDALFGVSGAPIAGTVARAILYAVRDPRDVAVSAMHHFGLTADAAVALLDGEHGPFGGGRMLPYRLGDWSSHVRDWTGYRAVPVVTLRYEDLRAEPEHRFAAVLAALGVAADAAEIATAVARSSLAALQRQEEEAGFSEARLGQARFFRSGRVGEWREVLSPAQVAAIEARHGAVMRRFGYLPAEEDPSP; encoded by the coding sequence ATGGCGATCTTCCCGCCCGGTCTCGTCTGGCTCGCCTCGTTCCCGAAGTCGGGCAACACGTGGCTGCGCGTGCTGTTCGCCAACCTGCGGGCCGGCGCTGTCGGCGGCGCGCACATCAACCGGCTGGAGGACGACGACGGCGACTATCCCGGCTCGAAGGACTGGCTGGTCGAGCGCACCCAGGTCGATCCCGACCTGCTCGGCCTCGCCGAGATCGAGCGCCTGCGCGCCCGCGTCCACGACGCCCAAGCGCCGACCGCCACAACCTTGCAGCCGGTCAAGATCCACGACGCCCTGTTCGGCGTCTCCGGCGCGCCGATCGCCGGCACCGTAGCGCGGGCGATCCTCTACGCCGTCCGCGACCCGCGCGACGTCGCGGTGTCGGCGATGCACCACTTCGGCCTGACCGCCGACGCCGCCGTGGCGCTCCTCGACGGCGAGCACGGCCCGTTCGGCGGCGGCCGGATGCTGCCCTACCGGCTCGGCGACTGGTCGAGCCACGTCCGCGACTGGACCGGCTACCGCGCCGTCCCCGTGGTGACCCTTCGCTACGAGGACCTGCGCGCCGAACCCGAGCACCGCTTCGCCGCGGTGCTCGCCGCCCTCGGCGTCGCCGCCGACGCAGCGGAAATCGCGACCGCGGTCGCGCGTTCGTCGCTGGCGGCATTGCAGCGCCAGGAAGAGGAGGCCGGTTTTTCCGAGGCCCGCCTCGGTCAGGCACGTTTCTTCCGCTCGGGCCGGGTCGGCGAATGGCGGGAGGTGCTCTCGCCCGCGCAGGTCGCGGCCATCGAAGCGCGCCACGGCGCCGTCATGCGGCGCTTCGGCTACCTGCCCGCCGAAGAGGACCCGTCGCCGTGA
- a CDS encoding asparagine synthase-related protein, whose translation MRLICGLLRLDGGPASPTTVAAMAAAMTAPGLAPRLAVRCDGPVGLGVLAFSRAHAAAVVADGALLLAADARLDDAGEAPEAILARAIGTAGPDFPDRVDGDFAVAAWDGARRRLLLGRDAFGVRPLAYALRSGRWFAFASLPKGLHGAGLAAADYDPAELAALFLQVYHRGAATGFREIRMLPAGCSLSIAADDGVPRLCRAFAPDPATVGRWRGSADEAAETLRILADAAVRARLPATGPAAAHLSGGLDSSPVAVLAARALRERGDRLLALSWSSPLTPDRPGRDEAAMAAAVLAAEPGMIHRDFPYGLPLPDRGFDPDWPTDPIHAHLDLSTAAAAAFGAGVVLSGVGGDQAASYDGRHPYLALLTAGRIGRLVRELPARAEADGVGLARAIHGRLLRPALFGRDGGARRQALTAERARFLVPALRAVAPDLALPRQLDGFRPEDRVGAVLDNHLPSRCTEMAFAGARHGVAFAFPLLDRRLVEFALGLPLHLMVDEGLARQPWRRAMRGVLPEAVRLSPHKLGGSDPRHVRLAAHAPALIAEAAALKRHDAATAIVDLDRVAAVLALLGRADGPPAAVLNGAARALSLARNLARMADQSKLASST comes from the coding sequence GTGCGCCTGATCTGCGGCCTGCTCCGGCTCGACGGCGGCCCCGCTTCGCCCACCACCGTCGCCGCCATGGCGGCGGCGATGACGGCGCCCGGTCTCGCTCCCCGCCTTGCCGTGCGCTGCGACGGCCCGGTCGGCCTCGGCGTGCTCGCCTTCTCGCGGGCCCACGCAGCGGCGGTGGTCGCCGACGGCGCCCTGCTCCTCGCCGCCGACGCACGGCTCGACGATGCCGGCGAAGCCCCCGAGGCCATACTGGCCCGGGCGATCGGGACCGCCGGCCCCGACTTTCCCGATCGCGTCGACGGCGACTTCGCGGTCGCGGCCTGGGACGGCGCGCGGCGGCGCCTGCTGCTCGGCCGCGACGCCTTCGGCGTCCGGCCGCTCGCGTACGCCCTCCGGTCGGGGCGCTGGTTCGCCTTCGCCAGCCTGCCGAAGGGCTTGCACGGCGCCGGTCTCGCCGCCGCCGACTACGATCCCGCCGAACTCGCCGCGCTGTTCCTGCAGGTCTACCACCGCGGCGCGGCGACCGGTTTCCGCGAGATCCGGATGCTGCCGGCCGGCTGCTCCCTGTCGATCGCCGCCGACGACGGCGTCCCGCGCCTCTGCCGCGCCTTCGCGCCCGATCCCGCCACCGTGGGGCGCTGGCGCGGCAGTGCGGACGAGGCCGCCGAAACGCTCCGCATCCTCGCCGACGCGGCGGTGCGCGCGCGCCTGCCCGCGACGGGTCCGGCGGCCGCTCATCTCTCCGGCGGTCTCGACAGTTCGCCGGTGGCCGTGCTGGCGGCGCGGGCCTTGCGCGAGCGCGGCGACCGATTGCTGGCGCTGTCGTGGTCGTCGCCGCTGACGCCGGACCGGCCCGGCCGGGACGAGGCCGCGATGGCCGCCGCGGTGCTCGCCGCCGAGCCGGGCATGATCCACCGCGACTTTCCCTACGGCCTGCCGCTGCCCGACCGGGGCTTCGACCCGGACTGGCCGACCGACCCGATCCATGCCCATCTCGACCTGTCGACCGCCGCCGCGGCCGCCTTCGGCGCCGGTGTCGTCCTCTCCGGCGTCGGCGGCGATCAGGCGGCGAGCTACGACGGCCGTCACCCCTATCTCGCGCTGCTGACGGCCGGCCGGATCGGCAGGCTGGTCCGCGAACTGCCGGCGCGGGCGGAGGCCGACGGCGTCGGTCTGGCAAGGGCGATCCACGGCCGGCTGCTCCGGCCCGCCCTCTTCGGCCGCGACGGCGGGGCGCGCCGGCAGGCCCTGACGGCCGAACGGGCACGCTTCCTGGTGCCGGCGCTCCGCGCCGTCGCGCCCGACCTCGCGCTGCCGCGCCAACTCGACGGCTTCCGCCCGGAGGACCGCGTCGGCGCCGTGCTCGACAACCACCTGCCGTCGCGCTGCACCGAGATGGCCTTCGCCGGCGCGCGCCACGGCGTCGCCTTCGCCTTCCCGCTGCTCGACCGCCGACTGGTGGAGTTCGCCCTCGGCCTGCCGCTCCACCTGATGGTCGACGAGGGCCTGGCGCGCCAGCCGTGGCGGCGGGCGATGCGCGGCGTGCTGCCGGAAGCGGTGCGGCTGTCGCCCCACAAGCTCGGCGGCTCCGACCCCCGCCACGTCCGCCTCGCCGCCCACGCCCCGGCGCTGATCGCGGAGGCGGCGGCCCTGAAGCGCCACGACGCCGCGACGGCGATCGTCGACCTCGACCGCGTCGCCGCGGTGCTGGCGCTGCTCGGCCGCGCCGACGGTCCGCCGGCCGCCGTGCTGAACGGCGCCGCCCGGGCGCTGTCGCTCGCGCGCAACCTCGCCCGGATGGCGGATCAGTCGAAGCTGGCGAGTTCCACCTGA
- a CDS encoding phage tail protein, which translates to MAEPFVGEIKMWAFPWAPVGWALCDGSMLPARQYPALYSLLLNSFGGDANYFALPDLRGRTPVGIGAQPVDPTVNYTVGTKGGQETVALSEKQAPTHTHAIFASGQNGNQVNPGGNNFGRVVPTTSSSVTFNVYQPHGASDPITNPRVLDSSAIDPVGGNGHDNMQPFLTLNFAIALTGYYPPRP; encoded by the coding sequence ATGGCTGAACCGTTCGTCGGCGAGATCAAGATGTGGGCGTTCCCCTGGGCGCCGGTCGGCTGGGCGCTGTGCGACGGCTCGATGCTGCCGGCGCGGCAGTATCCGGCGCTGTATTCGCTGCTGCTGAACAGTTTCGGCGGCGATGCCAACTATTTCGCGCTGCCGGACCTGCGGGGGCGGACCCCGGTCGGGATCGGAGCGCAGCCGGTCGATCCGACCGTGAACTACACCGTCGGCACCAAGGGCGGGCAGGAGACCGTGGCGCTGTCGGAGAAGCAGGCGCCGACCCACACGCACGCGATCTTCGCGTCCGGGCAGAACGGCAACCAGGTCAATCCCGGCGGCAACAATTTCGGACGCGTGGTGCCGACGACCTCGTCGTCGGTGACGTTCAACGTCTACCAGCCGCACGGCGCGTCGGATCCGATCACCAATCCGCGGGTGCTGGACTCCTCCGCGATCGATCCGGTCGGCGGCAACGGCCACGACAACATGCAGCCGTTCCTCACCCTCAACTTCGCGATCGCGCTGACCGGCTACTATCCGCCGCGTCCGTGA
- a CDS encoding phage tail protein, producing MESVVGEIRPFAGKFAPQSWLMCDGSELQIQTYQVLYSLLGVTYGGNGYTTFKLPDLRGRLAVGQGTGPGLKQRVLGVSGGGSKVQLRQDQIAIHRHFVTVSGDGGTTDTPSGGAVLAVPGARPDGTIYAYVPGSAAGITKQFLDPTTVGASAGGSQPHDNIMPYQAVSFIICYEGLYPDRP from the coding sequence ATGGAAAGCGTCGTGGGTGAAATTCGCCCGTTCGCCGGCAAGTTCGCGCCGCAGAGTTGGCTGATGTGCGACGGCAGCGAACTGCAGATCCAGACCTATCAGGTCCTCTACTCGTTGCTCGGCGTGACATACGGCGGCAACGGCTACACCACCTTCAAGCTGCCGGACCTGCGCGGGCGGCTCGCGGTCGGCCAGGGCACCGGCCCGGGCCTCAAGCAGCGGGTCCTGGGCGTCAGCGGCGGCGGCAGCAAGGTGCAGTTGCGTCAGGACCAGATCGCGATCCACCGCCACTTCGTCACCGTCAGCGGCGACGGCGGCACCACCGACACGCCGAGCGGCGGGGCTGTGCTGGCGGTGCCGGGTGCGCGCCCCGACGGGACCATCTACGCCTACGTCCCGGGCTCGGCCGCTGGCATCACCAAGCAGTTCCTCGATCCGACCACGGTGGGCGCGTCCGCCGGCGGCAGCCAGCCGCATGACAACATCATGCCCTACCAAGCGGTCAGTTTCATCATCTGCTACGAAGGTCTCTATCCCGACCGCCCTTGA
- a CDS encoding peptide chain release factor 3, whose protein sequence is MSSPSAATAAENRIRAEVGRRRTFAIISHPDAGKTTLTEKLLLFGGAIQLAGQVRARGENRRTRSDWMKIERERGISVVTSVMTFEYGGHVFNLLDTPGHEDFSEDTYRTLTAVDSAVMVIDAAKGIEARTRKLFEVCRLRDIPIVTFVNKLDREARDPFETLDEIEKTLALDTAPVTWPVGSGRDFVGTYDLASRRTRLMNEKGEDHRDEIDDAALDELLAARHLSDKREEIEIAREGTARFDVQAFREGHLTPVFWGSALRNFGIKDLLDGLGAFAPAPRDQRADTREVHADEEKMSAFVFKIQANMDPNHRDRIAFVRLCSGRLQRGMKVRHVRSGKTMSLHTPQFFFAQERQLAEEAFAGDVVGLPNHGTLRIGDTLTEGEDLTFVGVPSFAPEILRRLRLEDAMKAKKLKQAMQELAEEGVVQLFRPVDGSPALVGFVGALQLDVLQNRLEQEYGLEVGFETSQYNMARWVGGERQAVADFAAANRSALAEDVDGDPVLLSSSGYAFNYVREKWPSVRFTDVKEIQARAGAA, encoded by the coding sequence ATGAGTTCCCCATCCGCGGCAACGGCCGCCGAGAACAGGATCCGCGCCGAGGTCGGCCGCCGGCGCACCTTCGCGATCATCTCGCACCCCGACGCCGGCAAGACGACGCTGACCGAGAAGCTGCTCTTGTTCGGCGGCGCCATCCAGCTCGCCGGTCAGGTCCGCGCCCGCGGCGAGAACCGGCGCACCAGGTCGGACTGGATGAAGATCGAGCGCGAGCGCGGCATCTCGGTCGTCACCTCGGTGATGACCTTCGAGTACGGCGGCCACGTCTTCAATCTGCTCGACACCCCGGGCCACGAGGACTTCTCCGAGGACACCTACCGCACGCTGACCGCGGTCGACAGCGCGGTCATGGTGATCGATGCGGCCAAGGGCATCGAGGCGCGCACGCGCAAGCTGTTCGAGGTCTGCCGCCTGCGCGACATCCCGATCGTCACCTTCGTCAACAAGCTCGACCGCGAGGCCCGCGACCCGTTCGAGACCCTCGACGAGATCGAGAAGACCCTCGCCCTCGACACCGCGCCCGTCACGTGGCCGGTCGGCTCGGGCCGCGACTTCGTCGGCACCTACGACCTCGCCTCGCGCCGCACCCGGCTCATGAACGAGAAGGGCGAGGACCACCGCGACGAGATCGACGACGCCGCGCTCGACGAACTGCTCGCCGCCCGCCACCTCTCCGACAAGCGCGAAGAGATCGAGATCGCCCGCGAGGGCACCGCGCGCTTCGACGTCCAGGCCTTCCGCGAGGGCCACCTGACGCCGGTGTTCTGGGGCTCGGCCCTGCGCAACTTCGGCATCAAGGACCTGCTCGACGGCCTCGGCGCCTTCGCGCCCGCCCCGCGCGACCAGCGCGCCGACACCCGCGAGGTCCACGCCGACGAGGAGAAGATGTCGGCCTTCGTGTTCAAGATCCAGGCGAACATGGATCCGAACCACCGCGACCGCATCGCCTTCGTCCGGCTGTGCTCGGGCCGGCTGCAGCGCGGCATGAAGGTGCGCCACGTCCGCTCCGGCAAGACCATGAGCCTGCACACGCCGCAGTTCTTCTTCGCCCAGGAGCGCCAGCTCGCCGAGGAGGCCTTCGCCGGCGACGTGGTCGGCCTGCCCAACCACGGCACGCTCCGGATCGGCGACACCCTGACCGAGGGCGAGGATCTCACCTTCGTCGGCGTGCCGAGCTTCGCGCCCGAGATCCTGCGCCGCCTCCGGCTCGAGGACGCGATGAAGGCGAAGAAGCTGAAGCAGGCCATGCAGGAACTCGCCGAGGAGGGCGTCGTCCAGCTGTTCCGCCCGGTCGACGGCTCGCCGGCGCTGGTCGGCTTCGTCGGCGCGCTCCAGCTCGACGTGCTGCAGAACCGCCTCGAGCAGGAATACGGCCTCGAGGTCGGCTTCGAGACCAGCCAGTACAACATGGCGCGCTGGGTCGGCGGCGAGCGGCAGGCGGTCGCCGATTTCGCGGCGGCGAACCGGTCGGCGCTCGCCGAGGACGTCGACGGCGATCCGGTGCTGCTGTCGAGTTCGGGCTACGCCTTCAACTACGTCCGCGAGAAGTGGCCCTCCGTCCGCTTCACGGACGTCAAGGAAATCCAGGCGCGCGCCGGCGCGGCGTGA
- a CDS encoding PqqD family protein, producing the protein MTYPRFRRRPDAPAATLGDRLLVLDVARARFVGLNAVGARLWALLETPLSADDLVANLLAEFDVDAATCRIETAAVLRDLVARGLVEVDPDPCA; encoded by the coding sequence GTGACCTATCCCCGTTTCCGCCGCCGCCCGGACGCGCCCGCCGCCACGCTCGGCGACCGGCTGCTGGTGCTCGACGTCGCCCGCGCCCGCTTCGTCGGCCTGAACGCGGTCGGCGCGCGGCTGTGGGCGCTGTTGGAAACGCCACTTTCCGCCGACGACCTCGTCGCCAACCTTCTCGCCGAGTTCGACGTCGACGCCGCAACCTGCCGCATCGAGACGGCGGCGGTGCTGCGCGACCTCGTCGCCCGCGGCCTCGTCGAGGTGGATCCAGACCCGTGCGCCTGA
- a CDS encoding phage tail protein, whose product MDAFVGELRLFPYQFVPLNWALCDGTLVPVQANQSLYAVIGNLYGGTPGFNFALPDLRARALVCAGDDPVDDFDPMVAQHGGANAVALTTAHMPPHIHNYQGAQSTLAVRVQEPTGNLQTGIYFKGNPSGTVAAFGYTQDPAPSPVQLNPATLTPFVGSGSGTGNPHENRQPFLAMRWCICTEGYFPTPP is encoded by the coding sequence ATGGATGCCTTCGTCGGCGAGCTTCGGCTCTTTCCCTACCAGTTCGTTCCGCTCAACTGGGCCCTCTGCGACGGAACTCTCGTCCCCGTTCAGGCCAACCAGTCGCTCTACGCGGTGATCGGCAATCTCTACGGTGGCACGCCGGGGTTCAACTTCGCCCTGCCGGACCTCAGGGCGCGCGCCCTGGTCTGCGCCGGCGACGATCCGGTCGACGACTTCGACCCGATGGTCGCCCAGCACGGCGGTGCCAATGCCGTCGCGCTGACCACGGCGCACATGCCGCCCCACATCCACAACTACCAGGGTGCCCAGTCGACGCTGGCGGTTCGCGTGCAGGAACCCACCGGCAACCTGCAGACCGGCATCTACTTCAAGGGCAACCCGTCGGGCACGGTGGCCGCCTTCGGCTACACCCAGGATCCGGCGCCCTCGCCGGTGCAACTCAACCCCGCCACGCTGACGCCCTTCGTCGGCAGCGGGTCGGGCACGGGCAATCCCCACGAGAACCGCCAGCCCTTCCTGGCGATGCGCTGGTGCATCTGCACGGAGGGCTACTTCCCGACCCCGCCGTGA